Proteins encoded by one window of Hafnia alvei:
- the torA gene encoding trimethylamine-N-oxide reductase TorA, with amino-acid sequence MELNDFKLSRRRFMTGVLATGAASILAPNPLIGKVWAAGEMPEQWLQSGSHFGAFEAKVVNGEWIETRPFKHDKYPCDMLNAVREIVYNPSRVRYPMVRLDWLRQREKSDRSQRGDNRFVRVSWDQALDLVYQELERVQKETGSSGVFTGLADWQMIGKLHKAGGAMDRGLGLHGSYVTTVGDYSAAAAQVILPHVMGSLEVYEQQTSLPLVIENTNTIVLWGCDPIKNLQIEYLVPDHQPFDYWQQIKERVAQGKMRVISVDPVRSKTQNYLGCEQLALNPQTDVALMLGVAWTLYQEKLYDSAFIKDYCVGFEQFLPYLLGEHDNQPKNPEWAAKICGLSAENIRDFARLLVKGRTQFMGGWCAQRMHHGEQYPWMLVVLASMVGQIGLPGGGVGFGWHYNGGGTVTSLGPVLSGLGSINNPPAPIHAADFRGASEQIPVSRIVDCLLSPGKKVEFNGTTITYPDIKMAIYSAANPFHAQQDRNRMIEAWKKLETVVVLDHQWTASCRFADIVLPVTTRYERNDIEQFGTHSNKGLMAIRQIVKPQYEARHDFDVFTDLCKRFGRDEVYSEKRSEMEWIKAIYEEGVTQGAAIGVTMPDFDTFWNGEGYIEYPAGKPWVRHGDFRDQPDLNPLGTPSGLIEIYSKTIADFHYQDCPGHPVWMEPFERNHGGHGAEQHPLHLQSCHPDKRLHSQICSSDSFRKTYTVANREPLYISPEDAKTRGLKNGDVARVFNARGQVLAGVVISPDYAPGVVRIHEGAWYSPKEGGKSGTLCTYGDPNVLSADIGTSSLSQGPSAHTTLVQVERYKGELPNVTGFGGPHEIQLTTGKEEPHATA; translated from the coding sequence ATGGAACTTAATGATTTCAAACTATCCCGTCGCCGGTTTATGACAGGTGTTCTGGCTACAGGCGCGGCAAGTATTCTGGCCCCCAACCCTCTGATCGGCAAGGTCTGGGCCGCCGGAGAAATGCCTGAGCAATGGCTCCAGTCGGGATCGCACTTTGGCGCTTTTGAAGCCAAAGTGGTTAACGGCGAATGGATAGAAACCCGCCCTTTCAAACACGACAAATACCCATGCGACATGCTCAACGCCGTGCGGGAAATCGTTTACAACCCTTCCAGAGTGCGTTACCCGATGGTGCGTTTAGACTGGCTACGCCAACGCGAAAAATCTGACCGCAGCCAGCGTGGCGATAATCGTTTTGTTCGCGTGAGCTGGGATCAGGCGTTAGATTTGGTGTATCAGGAACTTGAGCGAGTACAAAAAGAGACTGGCTCATCCGGTGTGTTCACCGGGCTAGCTGACTGGCAGATGATCGGTAAACTGCATAAAGCAGGTGGTGCCATGGACCGTGGGCTGGGTCTGCACGGCAGCTATGTCACCACGGTGGGGGATTATTCGGCTGCGGCAGCCCAGGTCATTCTGCCCCACGTGATGGGATCGCTGGAAGTGTATGAGCAACAAACCTCACTCCCGCTGGTCATTGAAAACACCAATACCATCGTACTCTGGGGCTGCGATCCGATCAAAAACCTACAAATCGAATACCTGGTTCCCGATCATCAGCCATTTGATTATTGGCAACAGATTAAAGAGCGCGTGGCACAGGGTAAAATGCGTGTTATCAGCGTCGATCCTGTGCGCAGTAAAACGCAGAACTATCTAGGCTGTGAGCAATTAGCGCTCAACCCACAGACTGACGTCGCACTGATGTTAGGCGTGGCTTGGACGCTGTATCAAGAAAAGCTCTATGACTCTGCATTCATCAAAGATTACTGCGTGGGCTTTGAACAGTTCCTTCCCTACCTGTTAGGAGAGCACGATAACCAGCCTAAAAATCCTGAATGGGCAGCAAAAATATGCGGGCTGAGCGCTGAAAACATTCGTGATTTCGCCCGGTTGCTGGTCAAAGGGCGAACTCAGTTTATGGGGGGCTGGTGTGCACAACGTATGCATCACGGGGAACAATACCCCTGGATGCTGGTGGTGCTAGCCAGCATGGTAGGACAAATTGGCCTACCGGGCGGCGGCGTGGGATTTGGCTGGCATTACAATGGCGGTGGTACCGTAACCTCTCTTGGGCCTGTGCTATCCGGTTTGGGCAGTATCAACAATCCCCCAGCCCCGATCCATGCTGCCGACTTCCGCGGTGCTTCAGAACAGATCCCTGTTTCGCGTATCGTCGATTGCCTACTTTCACCGGGAAAAAAGGTCGAGTTCAACGGTACAACCATTACCTATCCCGACATTAAAATGGCTATTTATAGTGCGGCCAACCCCTTCCACGCACAGCAGGATCGCAACCGTATGATCGAGGCGTGGAAAAAACTAGAAACTGTGGTAGTGCTGGATCATCAGTGGACAGCGTCGTGTCGTTTTGCCGATATCGTACTCCCCGTCACCACACGTTATGAACGAAACGATATCGAGCAATTTGGTACACACTCCAATAAAGGGCTGATGGCGATTCGTCAGATAGTGAAACCGCAATATGAAGCTCGTCATGACTTTGATGTATTCACTGATTTATGTAAACGCTTTGGTCGTGATGAGGTGTACAGCGAAAAACGCAGTGAGATGGAATGGATAAAAGCCATTTATGAAGAAGGAGTTACTCAAGGGGCCGCCATCGGTGTAACCATGCCTGATTTTGACACCTTCTGGAATGGTGAAGGTTATATCGAATATCCAGCGGGTAAGCCCTGGGTACGCCACGGCGATTTTCGCGATCAGCCCGATCTCAACCCGTTAGGAACCCCGTCTGGCCTGATTGAAATCTACAGCAAAACCATTGCCGACTTTCATTACCAAGATTGCCCTGGGCACCCAGTATGGATGGAGCCTTTTGAACGTAACCACGGAGGCCACGGTGCAGAGCAGCATCCTTTACATCTGCAATCGTGTCACCCCGACAAACGCCTGCATTCACAAATTTGCTCAAGCGATAGCTTTCGTAAAACCTACACCGTCGCAAATCGCGAGCCGCTATATATCAGTCCGGAAGATGCTAAAACCCGAGGGCTCAAAAACGGTGATGTTGCGCGCGTATTTAACGCTCGCGGACAGGTTCTGGCAGGCGTAGTAATAAGCCCAGATTATGCACCGGGCGTGGTTCGTATTCACGAAGGGGCATGGTATTCCCCGAAGGAAGGCGGCAAGAGCGGCACATTATGTACCTATGGTGATCCGAATGTCCTGAGCGCAGATATTGGCACATCCAGCCTGTCGCAAGGCCCCTCTGCCCACACCACGCTAGTGCAGGTAGAACGTTACAAGGGCGAACTGCCTAACGTGACAGGATTTGGAGGGCCGCATGAAATACAACTCACCACCGGTAAAGAGGAACCTCATGCCACTGCTTAA
- a CDS encoding type I restriction endonuclease subunit R: MSHIFTEAKLEQAIISLLGQHSNAEGQPCYPHFVGGNVPRKEKSEVLITDDLRQYLANQYQAEGITEGEISHILHQLQTLPASDLYQSNKTFCHWLSNGFLLKREDRNKKDLYIELMDTRTLSEQLASLFTWHGEEMAEVGNNIYRLVNQLEIEGQTRDGGLQLRIPDGILYVNGLPLVVFEFKSAVREEEATTYDAWRQLCVRYKRDIPKLFVYNALCILSDGVNNKLGNLFAPYEFYYAWRKVNGNESTEQDGINGLYTLIQGLFHPVRLLDVLKNFVFFPDTSKQEVKICCRYPQYYAARKLYYNIKKERKQIAANGENIGGTGKGGTYFGATGCGKSYTMQFLARLLMKSVDFASPTIVLITDRTDLDEQLAKQFCNATAFIGDAVIEPVTSRQDLRDKLAGCASGGVFLTTIHKFTEDIQLLSNRSNIICISDEAHRSQINLDLKISIDAESGTVKKTYGFAKYLHDSLPNATYVGFTGTPIDATLDVFGPTIDSYTMTESVNDEITVRIVYEGRAAKVVLDNSKLEEIEQYYQECEKLGASEHQIEESKKTTANMNSILGDPDRIEALAKDFAQHYEKRVTEGSTIKGKAMFVCASREIAYDFYKRLKLQRPEWFEAKQAIDGVTLTEQEKNELMSLPLVNMVMTRGQDDDEAMYNLLGTKEYRRELDKQFKNPKSNFKIAIVVDMWLTGFDVPELDTIYIDKPLQKHNLIQTISRVNRRFEGKEKGLVVDYIGIKSRMNMALAMYSKADKSNFEDIQQSLSEVRNHLHLLAQVFHTFDSRGYFSGTPTLQLECLNRAAEFALRTKKIELRFMGLVKRLKAAYDVCVGSEEITQDERERIHFYLAVRSIVYKLTKGDAPDTAQMNQKVREMIAEALKAEGVEEIFTLGEDKAETIDIFDDEYMARIGKIKLPNTRMQLLQKMLAKAISDFQKVNQLQGINFSKRFQALVEQYNQRKENDVLNGEEFDTFTQQMADMIYDIKTEMMSFADIGIDMEEKAFLDILAHMCEKYDFTYDKDKMLELAKDMKVIVDDSAQYPDWSNRDDIKAKLKVDLILLLHRYGFPPVANDEVYKSVLEQAENFKKYLQS; encoded by the coding sequence ATGAGCCATATTTTCACGGAAGCGAAGCTGGAACAGGCCATTATCTCCCTACTGGGGCAGCACTCGAATGCGGAGGGCCAACCCTGTTACCCTCATTTTGTGGGTGGCAATGTGCCGCGCAAAGAAAAAAGTGAGGTGCTGATTACCGATGACCTGCGCCAGTATTTAGCCAACCAGTATCAGGCAGAGGGGATCACGGAAGGGGAGATTTCTCACATCCTCCATCAGTTGCAGACGCTTCCTGCCAGCGACCTCTACCAGAGCAATAAAACCTTCTGCCACTGGCTCAGCAACGGCTTTTTACTTAAACGTGAAGATCGTAATAAGAAAGACCTCTATATTGAGCTGATGGATACCCGCACCTTGTCAGAGCAGTTAGCCAGCTTATTTACATGGCATGGCGAAGAGATGGCCGAGGTGGGCAATAATATCTACCGGTTGGTCAATCAACTGGAGATAGAAGGCCAGACCCGTGACGGGGGGCTGCAACTGCGCATCCCCGATGGTATCTTGTATGTGAACGGCCTGCCGCTGGTAGTCTTCGAGTTTAAGTCGGCGGTACGTGAAGAAGAGGCCACCACCTATGACGCTTGGCGCCAACTTTGTGTGCGCTACAAGCGCGATATTCCTAAGCTATTCGTCTATAACGCGCTGTGTATTCTCAGCGACGGGGTGAACAATAAGCTGGGAAACCTGTTTGCCCCTTACGAATTCTACTACGCTTGGCGCAAGGTGAACGGTAATGAATCCACCGAGCAAGATGGCATCAATGGTCTTTACACTCTAATCCAAGGGTTATTTCATCCGGTCCGTCTGTTGGACGTGTTAAAGAACTTCGTTTTCTTCCCAGACACCAGCAAACAGGAAGTGAAGATCTGCTGTCGCTATCCGCAGTATTACGCCGCCCGCAAGCTTTACTACAACATTAAAAAAGAGCGCAAGCAGATAGCGGCCAACGGCGAGAATATCGGTGGCACCGGTAAAGGGGGAACCTACTTTGGTGCTACTGGCTGTGGCAAGAGCTACACCATGCAGTTCTTGGCCCGCCTGCTGATGAAGAGCGTCGATTTTGCCAGCCCGACCATTGTTCTGATTACCGACCGTACCGATCTCGATGAACAGCTCGCCAAGCAATTCTGCAATGCTACCGCTTTTATCGGCGATGCGGTGATTGAACCGGTCACCAGCCGTCAGGATCTGCGAGACAAGCTGGCCGGATGCGCTAGCGGCGGGGTATTCCTGACCACCATTCACAAGTTTACTGAAGATATTCAACTGCTCTCCAATCGCAGCAATATCATCTGTATTTCTGACGAAGCCCACCGCAGCCAGATCAACCTCGACCTAAAGATCAGCATTGATGCTGAAAGCGGAACGGTGAAAAAGACCTACGGTTTTGCTAAGTATCTACACGACTCGCTGCCTAACGCGACCTATGTTGGCTTTACCGGCACCCCTATCGACGCCACTCTGGATGTGTTCGGCCCTACCATCGATAGCTACACGATGACCGAATCGGTTAACGATGAAATCACGGTGCGGATTGTCTACGAAGGGCGAGCCGCCAAAGTGGTGCTTGATAACAGTAAGCTGGAAGAGATCGAGCAGTACTACCAAGAATGCGAAAAACTGGGTGCCAGTGAACACCAGATTGAAGAGAGCAAGAAAACCACGGCCAATATGAACTCCATCTTGGGCGATCCGGATCGCATCGAAGCATTGGCCAAGGATTTCGCCCAGCATTACGAAAAACGGGTGACGGAAGGCTCGACTATCAAAGGCAAGGCGATGTTTGTTTGTGCCAGCCGCGAGATTGCCTACGATTTCTATAAGAGACTGAAACTTCAGCGCCCCGAGTGGTTCGAGGCGAAACAGGCTATCGATGGTGTCACTCTGACCGAGCAAGAGAAAAATGAATTGATGAGTCTTCCTCTGGTCAACATGGTCATGACCCGAGGCCAAGACGATGATGAGGCCATGTATAACTTGCTCGGTACTAAGGAGTACCGCCGTGAGCTAGACAAACAGTTCAAGAACCCTAAGTCCAACTTCAAAATTGCCATTGTGGTGGACATGTGGTTAACCGGTTTTGACGTGCCCGAACTTGATACCATTTACATCGATAAGCCGCTACAAAAGCACAATCTGATTCAAACGATCTCGCGGGTAAACCGCCGCTTTGAGGGCAAAGAGAAGGGCTTGGTAGTCGATTACATTGGCATCAAAAGTCGAATGAATATGGCGTTAGCGATGTACTCGAAGGCTGATAAATCCAACTTTGAAGATATCCAACAGTCGCTGAGTGAGGTGCGTAATCACCTGCATCTGCTTGCTCAGGTGTTCCATACTTTCGATAGCCGGGGTTACTTCTCTGGCACACCGACGCTACAGCTGGAATGCCTTAACCGGGCCGCCGAGTTTGCTTTGCGGACCAAGAAGATTGAGCTGCGTTTTATGGGATTGGTGAAACGCCTGAAAGCCGCCTATGACGTTTGCGTGGGTAGTGAAGAGATCACTCAGGATGAGCGTGAGCGCATTCATTTCTATCTGGCCGTGCGTTCTATTGTCTACAAACTGACTAAGGGCGATGCGCCGGATACCGCGCAGATGAACCAGAAAGTGCGTGAGATGATTGCCGAGGCGCTCAAGGCTGAAGGGGTAGAAGAGATCTTCACCTTAGGCGAAGATAAAGCCGAGACTATCGACATCTTTGACGACGAGTACATGGCTCGTATCGGCAAGATCAAGTTACCTAATACCCGAATGCAGCTGCTGCAAAAGATGCTGGCAAAAGCCATTAGCGATTTCCAAAAGGTGAACCAGCTGCAAGGCATTAATTTCTCCAAGCGTTTTCAGGCATTGGTTGAACAGTACAACCAGCGCAAAGAGAACGATGTGCTCAACGGTGAAGAGTTCGACACGTTCACTCAGCAGATGGCCGACATGATCTACGATATTAAGACCGAGATGATGTCGTTTGCTGATATCGGCATCGACATGGAAGAGAAGGCGTTTCTCGATATCCTTGCGCATATGTGCGAAAAGTACGATTTCACCTATGACAAAGATAAGATGTTGGAATTAGCCAAGGATATGAAGGTGATTGTCGACGACAGCGCCCAGTACCCTGACTGGAGCAACCGCGATGACATTAAGGCCAAGCTGAAGGTAGATCTTATCCTACTGCTACACCGCTATGGTTTCCCTCCTGTGGCCAATGATGAGGTCTACAAAAGCGTGCTAGAGCAGGCGGAGAACTTCAAAAAGTACCTGCAGAGCTGA
- the torD gene encoding molecular chaperone TorD, producing MPLLNEMARQRASIYRWFAQILYQELTEEALIHMRDDDTQARLRALKSIPELWLDVQQFQLRLRTALKRKDRQLELAADFASLFLIPPPAGVSPYAGHYPHTTSHEARKIMQQWLVGYELAPQNNEAPDHLAIQLALMEVLITKNSDTAEGLEQQSQFLKQHLLSWLPYFSQRCGQRDSFGFYATAIRVMVCFIKQDAQWIEDYLEAVKIAQTPDASHVR from the coding sequence ATGCCACTGCTTAATGAGATGGCCCGGCAACGGGCCAGTATTTATCGCTGGTTCGCTCAAATTCTTTATCAGGAACTGACTGAAGAGGCACTCATCCATATGCGGGATGACGATACTCAGGCGCGACTTAGGGCGCTGAAGTCTATTCCAGAACTGTGGTTGGACGTACAACAGTTCCAGCTCCGCCTACGCACGGCATTAAAACGCAAAGATCGCCAGCTTGAACTCGCTGCAGATTTCGCTTCATTGTTTTTAATTCCCCCTCCTGCTGGCGTTTCACCCTATGCGGGACACTACCCGCACACCACCTCGCATGAAGCGCGCAAAATCATGCAGCAATGGCTGGTTGGTTATGAGCTTGCACCACAAAACAACGAAGCCCCCGATCATCTCGCCATCCAGCTCGCGCTGATGGAAGTTCTGATAACAAAAAACAGCGATACGGCAGAAGGATTAGAACAGCAGAGCCAATTCCTAAAACAACATCTTTTAAGCTGGTTACCCTATTTTTCTCAACGCTGCGGCCAGCGTGATAGCTTCGGTTTTTACGCCACAGCAATTAGGGTGATGGTCTGCTTCATTAAGCAAGATGCTCAATGGATTGAGGATTATTTAGAGGCCGTGAAAATAGCCCAGACGCCTGATGCCAGTCACGTAAGGTGA